In Sardina pilchardus chromosome 8, fSarPil1.1, whole genome shotgun sequence, a genomic segment contains:
- the homer1b gene encoding homer protein homolog 1b isoform X2, producing MGEQPIYSTRAHVFQIDPSTKKNWVPTSKHAVTVSYFYDSTRNVYRIISLDGTKAIINSTITPNMTFTKTSQKFGQWADSRANTVYGLGFSSERHLTKFADKFAEYKEAARLAKEKSLEKMELASSPSQESAPGEIQSPLTPESVNGTGDDAAMSPQDVPTPITESLPEPLPITQSFTHSPTITKHWEAELAALKGNNAKLTAALLESTANVKQWKQQLAAYQEEAERLHKRVTELECMSGQTNVIKSQKTELNQTIEELESALKAKEEEIERLKEEVDRTKEIQEQKDALAQKLQETDLRNKELEGQLSALEQRLDNSQVEQETFRKDLKTLLEILDGKIFELTELRDNLAKLIESSS from the exons GGAGCAGCCGATCTACAGCACGCGCGCCCACGTCTTCCAGATCGACCCCAGCACCAAGAAGAACTGGGTGCCCACCAGTAAGCACGCGGTCACCGTCTCCTACTTCTACGACAGCACCAGGAACGTCTACAGAATCATCAGCCTGGATGGCACTAAG gcaATAATAAACAGCACTATCACCCCGAACATGACTTTCACCAAGACGTCGCAGAAGTTTGGCCAGTGGGCCGACAGCCGCGCCAACACAGTGTACGGTCTGGGCTTCTCCTCGGAGCGCCACCTGACAAAG TTCGCAGACAAATTTGCCGAGTATAAGGAAGCAGCCCGACTAGCTAAGGAGAAGTCCTTGGAGAAGATGGAGTTGGCCAGCTCGCCCTCTCAG GAATCAGCGCCGGGAGAAATACAGTCACCTCTGACCCCTGAGAGCGTGAACGGCACCGGCGATGACGCGGCCATGTCGCCCCAGGACgtccccacccccatcaccgAGTCACTGCCAGAGCCGTTACCGATCACACAGTCTttcacacacag CCCCACAATCACCAAGCACTGGGAGGCAGAGCTGGCAGCGCTGAAAGGCAACAATGCCAAGCTGACGGCCGCCCTCCTCGAATCCACAGCCAACGTCAAGCAGTGGAAACAACAGCTGGCAGCTTATCAGGAGGAGGCCGAGAGGCTTCACAAAAGG GTGACAGAACTGGAGTGTATGAGCGGCCAGACCAATGTGATCAAATCCCAGAAGACTGAGCTAAATCAAACAATAGAGGAGCTGGAGTCTGCTCTAAAGGCTAAAGAAGAG GAAATTGAAAGATTGAAAGAGGAAGTCGACAGGACTAAGGAAATTCAGGAACAGAAAGATGCTCTTGCTCAAAAATTACAG GAGACAGACCTGCGCAACAAGGAGCTGGAGGGGCAGCTGTCTGCCCTGGAGCAGCGTCTTGACAACAGCCAGGTGGAGCAGGAGACCTTCCGCAAGGACCTCAAGACGCTGCTGGAGATCCTGGACGGGAAGATCTTCGAGCTGACCGAGCTGCGGGACAACCTGGCCAAGCTCATCGAGAGCAGCAGCTAG
- the homer1b gene encoding homer protein homolog 1b isoform X1, with product MEAGGEMVIQLPGHSSGGGAPGDGETVVLRHKEVHHFFFVPFREQPIYSTRAHVFQIDPSTKKNWVPTSKHAVTVSYFYDSTRNVYRIISLDGTKAIINSTITPNMTFTKTSQKFGQWADSRANTVYGLGFSSERHLTKFADKFAEYKEAARLAKEKSLEKMELASSPSQESAPGEIQSPLTPESVNGTGDDAAMSPQDVPTPITESLPEPLPITQSFTHSPTITKHWEAELAALKGNNAKLTAALLESTANVKQWKQQLAAYQEEAERLHKRVTELECMSGQTNVIKSQKTELNQTIEELESALKAKEEEIERLKEEVDRTKEIQEQKDALAQKLQETDLRNKELEGQLSALEQRLDNSQVEQETFRKDLKTLLEILDGKIFELTELRDNLAKLIESSS from the exons ATGGAGGCCGGTGGCGAGATGGTGATCCAGCTGCCCGGGCACTCTTCCGGCGGTGGCGCGCCGGGCGACGGGGAGACGGTGGTGCTGCGGCACAAGGAGGTTCACCACTTCTTCTTTGTGCCCTTCAGGGAGCAGCCGATCTACAGCACGCGCGCCCACGTCTTCCAGATCGACCCCAGCACCAAGAAGAACTGGGTGCCCACCAGTAAGCACGCGGTCACCGTCTCCTACTTCTACGACAGCACCAGGAACGTCTACAGAATCATCAGCCTGGATGGCACTAAG gcaATAATAAACAGCACTATCACCCCGAACATGACTTTCACCAAGACGTCGCAGAAGTTTGGCCAGTGGGCCGACAGCCGCGCCAACACAGTGTACGGTCTGGGCTTCTCCTCGGAGCGCCACCTGACAAAG TTCGCAGACAAATTTGCCGAGTATAAGGAAGCAGCCCGACTAGCTAAGGAGAAGTCCTTGGAGAAGATGGAGTTGGCCAGCTCGCCCTCTCAG GAATCAGCGCCGGGAGAAATACAGTCACCTCTGACCCCTGAGAGCGTGAACGGCACCGGCGATGACGCGGCCATGTCGCCCCAGGACgtccccacccccatcaccgAGTCACTGCCAGAGCCGTTACCGATCACACAGTCTttcacacacag CCCCACAATCACCAAGCACTGGGAGGCAGAGCTGGCAGCGCTGAAAGGCAACAATGCCAAGCTGACGGCCGCCCTCCTCGAATCCACAGCCAACGTCAAGCAGTGGAAACAACAGCTGGCAGCTTATCAGGAGGAGGCCGAGAGGCTTCACAAAAGG GTGACAGAACTGGAGTGTATGAGCGGCCAGACCAATGTGATCAAATCCCAGAAGACTGAGCTAAATCAAACAATAGAGGAGCTGGAGTCTGCTCTAAAGGCTAAAGAAGAG GAAATTGAAAGATTGAAAGAGGAAGTCGACAGGACTAAGGAAATTCAGGAACAGAAAGATGCTCTTGCTCAAAAATTACAG GAGACAGACCTGCGCAACAAGGAGCTGGAGGGGCAGCTGTCTGCCCTGGAGCAGCGTCTTGACAACAGCCAGGTGGAGCAGGAGACCTTCCGCAAGGACCTCAAGACGCTGCTGGAGATCCTGGACGGGAAGATCTTCGAGCTGACCGAGCTGCGGGACAACCTGGCCAAGCTCATCGAGAGCAGCAGCTAG